A part of Vulcanisaeta moutnovskia 768-28 genomic DNA contains:
- a CDS encoding acetamidase/formamidase family protein: MITIDGTREENLHYRWSPNLRPIASVRDGDEVTVIIPDSSTMQIRPGMTAEDLAKLDSSKFDAAVGPIYVEGAEPGDALAVDILDIEVGDWGWSAILGFIGLLKGRFRDLLIHWRISNGYAETTGDFLRGIRIPVRPFLGVIGVAPREGEFEMIPPQYFGGNMDNKLHGVGARVYLPVNVRGALLSLADPHASQGDGEVTGTAIETNATVRIRVNVIKGLGIRRPFTVASIKDEPTNVIATMGISSDLYQAARDALEDMLTILNKLYGLTPEEGYVLSSVIGNLRISEIVDEPNYVVTLTIPRSIIERIRQ, from the coding sequence GTGATAACGATTGACGGGACTAGGGAGGAAAACCTACACTACAGGTGGAGCCCAAACCTAAGGCCCATAGCCAGTGTCAGGGATGGTGATGAGGTCACCGTAATCATACCAGACTCATCAACAATGCAAATAAGGCCAGGAATGACCGCAGAGGACCTGGCAAAACTCGACTCATCAAAATTCGACGCCGCAGTCGGGCCCATCTACGTCGAGGGTGCTGAACCTGGTGATGCGTTGGCTGTTGACATACTCGATATTGAGGTCGGTGATTGGGGGTGGTCAGCAATACTTGGCTTCATAGGGCTTCTCAAGGGCAGGTTTAGGGACCTACTCATTCACTGGAGGATTAGCAATGGTTACGCAGAGACAACAGGCGACTTCCTCAGGGGTATTAGGATACCGGTTAGGCCTTTCCTTGGTGTTATTGGTGTTGCGCCTAGGGAGGGTGAGTTCGAGATGATACCGCCGCAGTACTTCGGTGGTAACATGGACAATAAACTTCACGGAGTCGGAGCCAGGGTCTACCTACCAGTCAATGTCAGGGGTGCCTTATTATCGCTGGCTGATCCACATGCTAGTCAGGGTGATGGTGAGGTGACTGGAACAGCAATAGAAACAAACGCAACAGTTAGGATCAGGGTCAACGTGATTAAGGGCCTGGGCATAAGGAGGCCATTTACAGTGGCCTCAATCAAGGACGAACCAACCAACGTCATCGCGACCATGGGCATATCCAGCGATTTATACCAGGCGGCCAGGGATGCCCTTGAGGACATGCTAACGATACTGAATAAGCTCTATGGGTTAACACCCGAGGAGGGTTACGTACTAAGTAGTGTGATTGGTAACCTTAGGATCTCGGAAATAGTTGACGAACCAAACTACGTAGTAACACTAACAATACCAAGAAGCATAATAGAAAGGATAAGGCAATGA
- a CDS encoding MFS transporter produces the protein MLLGFSTTLLLRPIGSALFGHYGDKLGRRNTLLMTLSGLGASSALSAALPTYGQVGLLAFGLYVTLRGAVGLFAGGEYAAGHPFAMEQVTPKWRGTFAGWVQSGWPLGSGLAGTVILLFERWLGPGMYAVGWRYVFLTGLIPVALGLAVRLAMRDTPLFQELKKIGKVERTPFFNLFKPPTLWNFLQVLLVTTGAAINSYAILMAMLNLIPAAAKAPAEMMALLLLIYGWVGLPLDIISGTLTDFAGRRRLFIYTSIIYGILTIPILYEYSIGFIHGIVNYVYLGLILMMLSDCLMWGSMPAYLTERFPTGRRASGVGFGYSAGLIIPAFTSYYIYYLHTTLSAIEGPIPWLTTAIYFIIGFILFGIGAYLGPETRNIDLREIK, from the coding sequence ATATTGCTAGGTTTCTCAACCACATTATTACTCAGACCTATTGGCAGTGCATTATTTGGTCACTATGGTGATAAACTAGGCAGAAGAAACACACTACTTATGACACTAAGCGGCTTAGGAGCTTCATCCGCTCTTTCTGCTGCGCTTCCCACATACGGACAAGTCGGCCTACTAGCCTTTGGATTATATGTGACGCTAAGAGGCGCCGTGGGTTTATTCGCTGGTGGTGAGTACGCAGCCGGTCATCCCTTCGCCATGGAGCAGGTTACACCAAAATGGAGGGGTACCTTTGCAGGTTGGGTTCAGAGTGGTTGGCCTCTTGGTAGCGGTCTTGCCGGCACCGTCATTCTCCTATTTGAGAGGTGGTTGGGACCTGGCATGTACGCCGTTGGTTGGAGATACGTATTTCTCACCGGCCTTATACCGGTTGCCCTTGGCCTAGCCGTTAGACTCGCTATGAGGGATACACCATTATTCCAAGAATTGAAGAAGATAGGTAAAGTCGAAAGGACACCATTCTTCAACCTATTTAAACCACCAACACTATGGAACTTCCTCCAGGTTCTTTTAGTTACAACGGGCGCGGCAATAAACTCCTACGCCATACTTATGGCAATGCTAAACCTAATACCAGCAGCTGCTAAGGCTCCCGCAGAAATGATGGCACTCTTATTACTTATATATGGCTGGGTCGGACTTCCACTTGACATAATATCAGGTACCCTAACAGACTTTGCCGGTAGGAGACGCTTATTCATTTATACATCCATAATATATGGTATTTTAACAATACCAATTCTGTATGAATATAGTATAGGATTTATACATGGAATAGTGAATTATGTATACCTAGGATTAATACTAATGATGCTCTCAGACTGCTTAATGTGGGGTTCCATGCCTGCGTATTTAACTGAGAGATTTCCAACTGGCAGAAGAGCAAGTGGTGTTGGTTTTGGTTATAGTGCAGGGCTTATAATACCTGCATTCACATCATACTATATTTATTACCTACATACCACTCTTTCAGCGATAGAGGGACCCATACCCTGGCTAACTACGGCCATATACTTCATAATAGGATTTATACTCTTCGGTATTGGAGCATATCTAGGCCCAGAAACAAGGAATATAGATCTAAGAGAAATAAAATAA
- a CDS encoding MFS transporter: MGTKTVKPSLGIMIALALASTAGLALEFYSFVIYGYAATLAFPKVFFPKLPLVLAIVIGYLTFAAGFPARIIGAFVFGHFGDKYGRSGAFIWDLIVTGVATILIGLLPGYTVLGYGAPILLTILRFFQGFGLGGEFGGATALLVEFAEAGSSRWREFWVGWANAGFSIGGLAGALALLIPNFATTGWRIAFILSAVIFIPALVARIIIRESPFMAPLLEKKLTASAPSISVFRRYWLPIILIAMWASFQQFDGYASLTYMVTFMKFLSYPIVLISLIIIIGRIYDLAGVFLNAVFGKFLKRRVAGFIMIAVTTAFSYLFTYSLIIRNIPLVLISELFLVLFGVGLMHAFAPVLASENFPTRYRYSGSGIAYQLSAIIGGMFTPSILTALIGKEVMTKWFYVPLFYFIYFIIATIALVLLRETKGIALAKLDEEDLSKGG; this comes from the coding sequence ATGGGTACAAAGACAGTAAAACCCTCCCTCGGCATAATGATAGCTTTAGCTCTTGCTTCAACAGCTGGTTTAGCTCTCGAGTTTTATTCTTTCGTAATCTACGGCTATGCGGCAACGTTAGCATTTCCGAAGGTTTTCTTCCCCAAACTACCACTAGTCCTGGCTATAGTGATTGGTTATCTAACATTCGCTGCGGGGTTTCCCGCAAGAATTATTGGTGCATTTGTCTTTGGTCATTTCGGTGATAAGTACGGAAGAAGTGGAGCTTTCATATGGGATTTAATCGTTACTGGCGTTGCTACAATCCTCATAGGTTTACTACCTGGATATACAGTATTAGGTTATGGTGCGCCTATATTACTGACCATTCTAAGGTTTTTCCAGGGCTTTGGCTTGGGTGGCGAATTTGGTGGTGCAACGGCACTATTAGTTGAGTTTGCGGAGGCTGGTAGTAGTAGGTGGAGGGAGTTCTGGGTTGGTTGGGCCAATGCCGGGTTCTCTATAGGAGGTTTGGCAGGTGCCTTGGCATTGCTTATACCTAACTTCGCAACAACAGGTTGGAGAATAGCATTCATATTATCGGCGGTGATCTTCATACCAGCATTAGTGGCTAGAATAATTATTAGGGAATCCCCATTTATGGCACCACTACTTGAGAAGAAATTAACCGCAAGTGCGCCAAGTATCTCGGTATTTAGGAGATATTGGTTACCCATAATATTAATTGCGATGTGGGCATCATTCCAGCAATTCGATGGTTACGCATCACTTACGTATATGGTTACATTCATGAAATTCCTATCATACCCTATAGTATTAATATCATTGATAATAATCATAGGTAGGATATACGACCTGGCTGGAGTATTCCTAAACGCAGTCTTTGGGAAGTTCCTAAAGAGAAGGGTTGCTGGCTTCATAATGATAGCAGTAACAACAGCATTCTCATACCTCTTCACTTATTCCCTCATAATTAGAAACATACCATTAGTCTTAATATCAGAGCTATTCCTAGTACTCTTCGGTGTAGGCTTAATGCATGCCTTCGCACCAGTGCTGGCCTCGGAGAATTTCCCAACAAGATATAGGTACTCAGGTTCAGGAATAGCCTACCAACTCTCGGCTATCATTGGTGGTATGTTTACACCATCAATATTAACAGCATTAATAGGTAAGGAGGTAATGACAAAGTGGTTCTACGTACCGCTATTCTACTTCATATACTTCATAATAGCCACAATAGCCCTAGTACTACTAAGAGAGACTAAGGGAATAGCGTTAGCGAAGCTCGATGAGGAAGATCTATCAAAGGGTGGATAA
- a CDS encoding amidohydrolase, whose amino-acid sequence MVMKAVKAKIIYTMDPEKPYGKYLLFNETTGNIEKVLDTLSNSELSNVEVIDYGDYLITPGIIDSHNHLLMMGLHYTFMVNLSDAHNIDDIIQKLREFSGKAEFPWILGYGLYEGRIGRLPTRWDLDKAASDKPVFIMHTSGHYAVCNSKALEIAGITKSTQDPPGGLIGREPDGTPNGILYEPAAMDLVRRYIPQFTVNHYKEAILKIQDEYLKTGITTVKDPGGTGGDIDEELRIRALNELSENNMLKVLVKICLPVFSYEDAKRKVTIARMIREGEKLTFLGFKIFMDGSGLARTAWMRDPWNKNFTEIDDDNRGIPTWNLEELRKTIDYLLSEFPNKMICIHTIGDKAVEEALNIIEDMKMKYPNVSFTLIHVYAPTSRDIERIRENGVMIETQTGFMHFLGKLIISNLGLIRTNRFMNIRNYLEQGIIVCNSSDSDVINHNPIYGLITSIYRTYYVNSIVNTLMNTHEMNPALCDISLYDAFKLYTLNAQRCVHDNSIVALKPGNKADFVVWDLNLLMRCFEDPINCLSNDNIIKNLVIATYINGKIMHKRVA is encoded by the coding sequence ATGGTCATGAAGGCCGTGAAGGCTAAAATAATATATACCATGGACCCTGAAAAACCGTATGGAAAATACTTACTGTTTAATGAGACAACGGGCAATATAGAGAAGGTTCTAGATACATTATCAAACAGTGAATTAAGTAATGTAGAGGTCATAGATTACGGTGATTATTTAATAACGCCAGGCATTATAGATTCTCACAACCACCTATTAATGATGGGACTTCATTACACATTTATGGTAAATCTCAGCGATGCTCACAACATCGATGATATCATACAGAAATTAAGAGAATTTAGCGGTAAAGCTGAATTCCCATGGATCTTAGGCTATGGCCTTTATGAAGGGAGGATAGGGAGATTACCAACCCGGTGGGATCTGGATAAAGCCGCTAGTGATAAACCCGTCTTCATAATGCATACATCGGGACACTACGCAGTCTGCAATAGCAAGGCCTTAGAGATAGCCGGTATCACCAAAAGCACACAGGATCCACCTGGTGGTTTGATAGGACGTGAACCTGACGGGACACCGAATGGTATTCTTTACGAGCCAGCAGCCATGGACCTGGTGAGAAGGTACATACCGCAATTCACGGTAAATCACTATAAGGAGGCCATACTTAAGATCCAGGACGAATACCTAAAAACAGGAATAACCACGGTTAAGGACCCAGGAGGCACTGGTGGCGATATTGATGAGGAACTAAGGATTCGGGCGTTAAATGAACTCAGCGAAAACAATATGCTCAAAGTACTGGTCAAGATTTGCCTACCTGTCTTCTCATACGAAGACGCCAAAAGGAAAGTCACCATTGCACGCATGATTAGGGAGGGCGAGAAATTAACGTTTCTCGGGTTCAAAATATTCATGGACGGCAGTGGACTAGCGAGGACGGCATGGATGAGAGACCCATGGAACAAGAACTTTACTGAAATCGATGACGACAATAGAGGAATCCCAACGTGGAACCTCGAGGAGCTCCGAAAAACAATAGACTATTTGCTCAGCGAGTTCCCTAATAAAATGATTTGCATACACACAATTGGTGATAAGGCCGTTGAGGAGGCGTTGAATATAATTGAGGATATGAAGATGAAATACCCCAATGTCTCTTTCACGCTAATCCATGTCTATGCACCAACGTCTCGGGATATTGAGAGGATAAGGGAGAATGGCGTGATGATAGAGACACAGACAGGTTTCATGCACTTTCTCGGTAAGTTGATAATAAGTAATTTAGGCCTAATAAGAACTAATCGATTTATGAACATTAGGAATTATCTAGAACAAGGCATTATCGTATGCAATAGTTCCGACTCCGATGTAATAAATCATAATCCCATTTATGGCTTGATAACAAGCATTTACAGAACCTACTATGTAAATAGCATAGTCAATACGTTAATGAATACACACGAGATGAACCCCGCATTGTGCGATATATCATTATATGATGCATTTAAACTCTATACACTGAATGCCCAAAGGTGTGTTCATGACAATAGCATTGTGGCGTTAAAACCTGGCAATAAGGCAGACTTTGTGGTTTGGGACCTAAATCTATTGATGCGATGCTTTGAAGATCCTATAAATTGTTTAAGTAATGATAACATTATAAAAAACTTGGTAATAGCCACCTACATAAATGGTAAAATAATGCATAAAAGGGTTGCTTAA
- a CDS encoding APC family permease: MGKESSYGLKRGVVTFWELVFQSLSFTAPGIAALATLSGAVAFAYGSAPLSVILAALGVASAAYAVYEFSLKVASSGGYYRYIERGFGPRVGAWSGWLYILYAGVAATPFIYLETALAVQYGLSELGINLPSWSWYPLGIADALLALVLPYLGIKPSVKYMLWTGMIEIAALMLGGAIIIALSPKPWDPLVFTPAYAPGGWSGVGMGLIFAFTAFAGWGSMTFLGAEAKEAHVNIRRGVIAVVLLLSVFFIFMMYALIIGWGPSNASTYFQYFIPGITEAVKYGLLPIAILWMILVTNSGFTDTMAILNAVARDMYTMAKDSALPQWLSITHPRYKTPHRALILDTVIGLALFTALGWTLGPLNAFLITGLWGGIATSIEHLLINIALPLYSRKRDFFKWTHVAVPTIASVLYLFVLYATAITTAISLPVIVAVTFLVAWFIITGVISWKKPVVPRLEEGEEL; encoded by the coding sequence ATGGGTAAGGAGTCTAGTTATGGGTTAAAACGCGGTGTTGTAACTTTTTGGGAGCTTGTTTTTCAATCACTAAGTTTTACAGCACCTGGGATAGCGGCTTTAGCCACGTTAAGCGGTGCTGTGGCCTTCGCCTACGGGTCAGCGCCACTTTCGGTTATTCTTGCAGCACTGGGTGTGGCGTCGGCGGCGTATGCAGTCTATGAATTCTCCCTTAAGGTTGCATCCAGCGGTGGTTACTACAGGTATATCGAGAGGGGGTTTGGACCCAGGGTCGGTGCGTGGAGTGGGTGGTTGTACATACTGTATGCAGGTGTTGCCGCAACACCCTTTATTTACCTAGAGACTGCCTTGGCCGTCCAATACGGATTATCCGAACTAGGTATCAACCTCCCGAGCTGGTCCTGGTACCCATTAGGCATAGCCGATGCACTACTCGCCCTGGTGCTACCTTACCTAGGCATTAAACCCTCAGTTAAGTACATGCTCTGGACAGGCATGATTGAGATAGCAGCCCTAATGCTTGGTGGTGCAATCATAATCGCATTATCCCCCAAGCCCTGGGACCCACTCGTATTCACACCGGCATATGCACCAGGCGGTTGGTCTGGGGTTGGTATGGGCCTTATCTTCGCCTTCACGGCCTTCGCAGGTTGGGGCTCAATGACATTCCTAGGCGCAGAGGCTAAGGAGGCTCACGTAAACATTAGGAGGGGCGTAATTGCCGTTGTTTTGCTATTATCCGTATTCTTCATATTCATGATGTACGCACTAATAATTGGCTGGGGACCCAGTAACGCATCTACCTACTTCCAATACTTCATACCTGGTATAACCGAAGCCGTTAAGTACGGCTTATTACCCATAGCCATCCTCTGGATGATTCTAGTGACGAATAGCGGCTTCACGGATACTATGGCAATACTAAATGCCGTGGCCAGGGACATGTACACAATGGCCAAGGACAGCGCCCTACCCCAATGGCTCTCAATAACACATCCCAGGTACAAGACGCCGCACAGGGCATTGATACTCGATACAGTAATCGGCCTAGCACTATTTACAGCACTTGGCTGGACCCTAGGACCACTAAACGCATTCCTAATAACCGGGCTTTGGGGCGGTATTGCAACCTCCATCGAGCACCTCCTAATAAACATCGCACTACCGCTGTACTCCAGAAAGAGGGACTTCTTCAAGTGGACCCACGTGGCGGTACCCACAATAGCCTCAGTACTGTACCTCTTCGTCCTATACGCAACCGCCATAACAACTGCAATAAGCCTACCGGTCATCGTGGCAGTAACATTTTTAGTGGCTTGGTTCATAATAACTGGGGTAATATCCTGGAAAAAACCAGTGGTTCCAAGGCTTGAGGAGGGTGAGGAGTTGTGA
- a CDS encoding OsmC family protein — translation MRFFDVRQGKATPEELTGSTFTISNLGMTEVIYFTPIINPPEVAILGVGKIRDTNGRKLLPLSLTLDHRVIDGYVGAQFLGRLKELIEKPQGVLPGLPSPPEVSYTLSAVSLSDTRIEATIRNFRVMVDETEDAGGTNTAPNPIEYLLLALAGCMNVTIRKIAREIGVKIDSMQLTVTGSLNPARFEGLTKTGRAGLTHVSIELSISTTAPRDAINDIIKEAEERCPVHDTLTQGTQIV, via the coding sequence TTGCGATTTTTTGATGTTAGGCAGGGGAAAGCAACGCCTGAGGAGTTGACTGGGTCCACATTCACAATAAGTAACCTGGGAATGACAGAGGTCATTTACTTCACACCAATAATAAACCCGCCGGAGGTCGCGATACTCGGTGTTGGGAAGATTAGGGATACCAATGGGAGAAAACTCCTACCGCTAAGCCTAACCCTTGATCACAGGGTGATTGATGGCTACGTGGGCGCTCAATTCCTGGGTAGGCTCAAGGAGTTGATTGAGAAGCCCCAGGGAGTACTGCCTGGACTACCGTCTCCGCCTGAGGTTTCCTATACCCTAAGCGCGGTTTCACTGTCAGATACTAGGATTGAGGCTACCATAAGGAACTTCAGGGTAATGGTTGATGAGACAGAGGATGCGGGAGGTACAAACACAGCGCCAAACCCAATAGAATACTTACTACTTGCCCTAGCTGGGTGCATGAATGTAACCATTAGGAAGATAGCCAGGGAGATAGGTGTTAAGATAGACTCAATGCAATTAACAGTGACCGGTTCACTAAACCCAGCCAGGTTTGAGGGTCTCACAAAGACTGGGAGGGCTGGCTTGACTCATGTAAGTATTGAACTGAGTATATCAACAACAGCACCAAGGGATGCAATAAACGATATAATTAAGGAGGCCGAGGAAAGATGCCCAGTGCACGACACATTAACTCAAGGAACACAAATTGTTTAA
- a CDS encoding Zn-dependent hydrolase, giving the protein MPVDFGHFLDDFEVLSRVGWVEGFGTDRLALGENDIRIRRELIAKLSAIGARIKFDDASNIIAEIGDPSKPAIAIGSHLDSVLGGGKFDGAYGVIAGLEVLRGLRDEVKNHRLMLIDFTNEEGARWIPSLLGSGLTTGVYKDGITFGDALRASGFMGEEPNRLMHDPPRYYLELHIEQGPVLEREGYQIGIPLGIVNIRVLEIKFAGEANQAGPTPMALRRDAVLAMARFIEFIRDYALIRDSNERLRATVGIINVKPGIYNVIPSEVSFTLDIRSPYEDEVNKAVTYVIDVGRAIAEDLGVGFEHRDLFMHGKVEFDREIIRTIEDACKDLGLRYRFMWSWAGHDAQYMARISRVGMIFVPSVNGRSHTKEEFTKNEDLINGLKVLAETVRGLDGHEGREG; this is encoded by the coding sequence ATGCCTGTTGATTTTGGGCATTTTCTTGATGATTTTGAGGTGTTGAGTAGGGTCGGTTGGGTTGAGGGTTTTGGCACGGATAGGCTCGCCCTGGGTGAAAACGATATTAGGATTAGGAGGGAGTTGATCGCTAAGCTTAGTGCGATTGGTGCCCGTATCAAGTTTGATGATGCTAGTAATATTATCGCCGAGATTGGTGATCCGAGTAAACCAGCCATAGCCATTGGTTCGCATTTAGACTCAGTCCTCGGTGGTGGTAAGTTTGATGGTGCTTACGGGGTTATTGCCGGGCTTGAGGTACTCCGTGGGCTTAGGGATGAGGTTAAGAATCATAGGTTAATGCTTATTGACTTCACGAATGAGGAGGGGGCCAGGTGGATCCCATCACTACTTGGTTCTGGACTAACCACCGGCGTCTATAAGGACGGTATAACCTTTGGCGATGCATTAAGGGCGTCTGGTTTCATGGGTGAGGAACCCAATAGGCTCATGCATGACCCGCCAAGGTACTACCTTGAGCTCCACATTGAGCAAGGACCTGTGCTTGAGAGAGAAGGTTACCAAATAGGTATACCACTTGGTATTGTGAACATTAGGGTTTTAGAGATTAAGTTTGCCGGCGAGGCTAATCAAGCCGGCCCAACACCAATGGCCCTCAGGAGGGATGCCGTCCTGGCGATGGCCAGGTTCATAGAGTTTATTAGGGATTATGCATTGATTAGGGACTCCAATGAGAGACTTAGGGCTACTGTCGGGATTATTAATGTTAAGCCGGGCATATACAATGTCATACCGAGCGAGGTGAGCTTTACCTTAGACATTAGGAGTCCGTACGAAGATGAGGTAAATAAGGCAGTTACGTACGTAATTGATGTGGGAAGGGCAATTGCTGAGGATTTAGGTGTTGGGTTTGAACACCGTGATTTATTCATGCACGGCAAGGTGGAGTTTGATAGGGAGATTATTAGGACCATTGAGGATGCTTGCAAGGACTTGGGTTTGAGGTATAGGTTTATGTGGAGTTGGGCTGGTCATGATGCCCAGTACATGGCTAGGATTAGTAGGGTCGGCATGATATTCGTACCCTCGGTCAACGGAAGAAGCCACACGAAGGAGGAGTTCACGAAGAATGAAGACCTAATAAACGGACTCAAGGTACTGGCTGAAACTGTTAGGGGGCTTGATGGTCATGAAGGCCGTGAAGGCTAA